A region of the Oceanihabitans sp. IOP_32 genome:
TCTGGTAATTGCGGTAGTGAAACGACATCAATCATAGATGTTTTTTCTTTAGAGTTTATGTAAGCAACCGTTTTTAAATCTTTAGCACGCTCGTTTCCTTTAATAATATATTTTTCTGTTTCTGGATTGTTTAGATTTAAAAGTTGTCTCATCACACTATCTAATCTAAGGTTGTTTTGTGCAATATCGTCTCGCAAATCAAAAATTTCTTCAACAACAATTTGGTTCTCCTTCGATAGTTTTAAATTTTGCGTATAAAACAAATACGAAGTGCTGGCAAAAATTATAGCCGCTATACTCGCCGCAACAGAAAATCTATACCATTTCTTGTATTTGTATGTGGGCTTTAATTTTATAACAGGTTTGTCATCCAGTGTTTCTAAAATATTATTTAACACACTTTTTGGTGCTTCAATAGCGTTGCTTTTAGCCACTATCTCCAAATGGTGTTGTAGTACGTTGTAAGCGTTCTGTACTTCTGGGTATCTCGCTATGTAGCTTTCAACCTGCGCTGTTTCGGCAGAAGTTGTATCCCCTAATAGATATCTTTCTAAAAGGTCAGAACTTAAAAAAGTATTTATTTTCTCATTCATGACGTTGTTTATTATGGGTTGTAAATTTTTTTTAATTCTCGTAATCCTATTTTTAATCTTGATTTTATAGTCCCTAGCGGAATGTCTAATTCGTCGCTAGCCTCTTGCTGTGTCATGCCCTCAAAGAAGAGTGCGTTTATTACTATTTGATATTTTACATCTAAACTACTTAAATGTTTTTGTATATCTAAAACATCTTGATTTAACTCTCCCGACGTTATTTTATATACGGTAGAAGTTTCAATTTGGACTTCTTTTTCTGTTTTATTTTTTAAAGATCTTACCTTATCAATAGACGTATTATAAGCAATTCTATAGAGCCATGTAAAGAGTTTAGCTTTGCTAGCATCGTATTTTTTAGAATATTTCCAAACCTTTACAAAGGTTTCTTGTAATACGTCTTGGGCGATATCGTCCTCAGCTATTACTTTTTTAATAACACCGTACAAGGCATCTGCATAGTTTTCGTACAATAACGTTATGGCCTTTTTATCTCCTTTTTCAAGAAGATTAACAATGTCTTTTTCTATGGCTGAAATCAAAATAAGTTTGTTTATTAGGTAATGATTTGTTTGATAAGAATGTCAAAGTTAGAAATTTCTTTTAGATTATAAGATGTTTACTTCGGCTTCAATTGAAATATTAAAAAGTCTTTTCACCGTTTTCTGAATAAGTTTAGATAGTTTTAAGATATTCGAACCATCGGCATCGCTATAATTTACTAATACCAATGCTTGTTTTTTGTGCACGCCATAATTCCCGAAACATTTACCTTTAAAACCTGCTTTTTCTATTAGCCAGCCGGCAGGAATTTTTACCTCATTCTCCGAAATGACGTAGCTTGGAATTTCAGGGAAATTGTTAACTAAATCCAGGTAATGCGTTTTTGTAATTATTGGGTTTTTAAAAAAACTGCCGCTATTTCCAATGTCTTTTGGGTTTGGTAATTTGCTTTCGCGGATAGCTATTACGGCTTTCGATACGTCTTGAATGGTTGGATTTGATATATTCATTAATTCAAGTTGAGAGGCAATACTACCATAGTTTATATTTAGTTGGTGTGCTTTTTTGCTGAGTTTAAAAGTAACACTAACAATAACGTATTTTCCTTTCTCTTGTTGTTTGAAAATAGAATTTCTGTAACCAAAATCACAATCGGTTTTCGAAAAGGTTTTAATTTTATGAGTTTCTATACACAGCCCTTCGCAAGACACGAAAGAATCTTTTAATTCTACGCCATAAGCCCCAATATTTTGAATAGGAGCAGTACCTACATTACCGGGAATTAGCGATAAATTCTCAAGTCCTCCAAAATCATGTTTTAAACTCCACAGGACAAACTCATGCCAGTTTTCACCAGCATTTACTTTTATGGTAGCCGTATTTTCGTCTTCAGAAATAATAGAAATTCCCTTTAGGTTAACATGAATTACGAGGGCCTCTATGTTTTTAGTAAGCAACATATTACTACCACCACCTAGCACAAATTTATTCGGGTAGTCTTTTAATTTTAAAACGGTTTTTAATTCGTTAATGCTGGAAACTGTTACAAAGTGATTTGCAAGAACATCAATACCAAAAGTATTGTACGGTTTTAGCGATATGTTTTTTGAAATTTGCACTAGTCTTTGTAAATTTTTAAAGCCTCTTTAATAATGTTTACGGCTTTAATTAAACTTTCTTTATTAAGTACGTAGGCCATTCGTATTTGGTTTAATCCTTCACCAGGAGTTGAGTAAAACCCTGCTGCAGGAGCTACCATAACCGTTTCACCATTCACATCAAAATCTTCTAAAAGCCATTTCGCAAAATGATCTGAATTTTTAACAGGTAATTCGGCAATACAATAAAAGGCACCTTTAGGTTTGGCCACTTTTACACCTTCTATTTTCTGCAATTCGGTAATTAAAGTATTTCTTCTTTCTGTATACTCTTGTTTTACGTCATCAAAATAACTTTGTGGGGTCTCTAAAGCGGCCTCACTTGCAATTTGTGCTAGTGTTGGCGGACTTAAACGTGCTTGTGCAAATTTAAGAGCAGTTTGTATAACTGCTTTATTTCTAGATACCAAACAGCCTATTCGTGCCCCACACATGCTGTAGCGCTTAGAAACAGAATCTATCATAATAGCATGGTCTTCTAAACCTGCTTCTTGCATAATTGAGTAATGCGAAACACCATCGTAAGTAAATTCTCTATAAACTTCATCAGCTATTAGAAACAGATCGTGTTTTTTAACAATATCAGCAAGTTTTTTAATTTCTTCTTTAGAGTATAAATAGCCTGTTGGATTGCCTGGATTACAAATTAAAATAGCTTTTGTTTTTGGAGTAATTAGTTTTTCAAAAGCTTCAATTGGAGGTAGGGCAAAATTATCTTCAATTTTAGATATTACAGGAACAACTTGTATGCCCGATGCTCTTGAAAACCCATTATAATTAGCGTAAAATGGTTCTGGGATAATAATTTCATCATCCACATCCATAATACTTCCAAAAGCAAACAATAAGGCTTCACTGCCACCAGTAGTTACGATTATATCGTCGTGTTTTACGGTAATATCATGTTTTTTATAATAATCTGAAATTTTTTCTCTGTAAACTTCAGAGCCTTCAGAACGCGAATAAGCCAAAACCTCAATATTGCTGTCTTTTACCGCTTGCATGGCGATTTCTGGCGTTTTTATATCGGGTTGTCCAATATTTAAATAGTAAATAGATTTTCCATTTTTTTCAGCTTGTTCTGCAAATGGAACGAGTTTTCGTATTGGAGACTCAGGCATTAATTGCCCTTTTTTAGATATTGATGGCATGAAAATAAAGTTTAACTAGCAAAGTTGAGAAAATTATCTTAAAGTTTATTTAAAAACCATTATAAAAGATGAAAGATGTCTTAATTTGTTGTAAATTAATAAGAAAATTTTGAATGCGTAAATGCTTATCGCTTTTTTTAATCTTCTTATGCCTGAGTAACTTCACCTACGCTCAAGGGAAATTTGTAGTTCAAAATAAAAAGGGATCTGACAAAATAAAATTTCAGCTCATAAATAATTTAATCATTATTCCTGTGGAAATTAATGGTGTAACGCTATCATTTTTGTTAGATACTGGGGTTAGCAAACCCATAGTTTTCAATTTTATAAATGTTTCCGACACCTTGGAAATAAAAAATGCAAAAAAAATATTTTTAAGAGGACTTGGTGAAGGCACTTTAGTTGAAGCGTACAGATCTAAAAATAATGTTTTTAAAATTGGGGATGCCATTAAGTTTAACCAAGATTTATATGCCATACACGAAAGTAATTTAAATTTTGCGCCTAGATTGGGTGTGCCTGTTCATGGTATTTTAGGTTTCGATTTGTTTAAAGATTTGATTGTAGAGATTAATTATGCCAATAAATTTATAAGGGTTACAGCACCTAATAAGTTCCAATATAAAACCTGCAAAAAATGTGTAAAATTTCCACTAGAGTTTTTTAATAATAAACCCTATATTAATGTAAAAGTTAGTATTAACGACAGGCAAATTCCCGTAAAACTCCTTATTGATTCTGGTGGTAGTGATTCCTTATGGTTATTCGAAAATGATTCCCTAGGTATTGTGTCCGACAAGAAATATTTTAATGATTTTTTAGGGTACGGACTTAGTGGCAGTGTTTATGGTAAACGCTCTAAAATAGACGAAATAATATTAAATAAGTATAAGCTTAAAAATGCCAATGTGGCTTATCCAGAGCCGAATTCTATTGTGTTGGCAAAAAAAATAACGGGCCGAAATGGAACCTTAGCTGGTAATGTTTTAAAACGATTTAATGTTATTTTCGATTATAGGAATGCCATAGTAACTTTTAAAAAAAACAATTATTTTAAAGACGCTTTTAGATATAACAAAAGTGGCATTGAGATAGCCCATAGTGGTGTGAGATTGGTAAAGGAAAGCGACCGTTCTGTAGTAAATAGAAATGCTTTAGCAAATGACAATCACAATAACGGAACACGAATTGTAATTGATACTGGATATAAATTGACTTTAAAACCAGCCTATAAAATTGTCGAACTTAGAAAAGATTCACCAGCCTATCATGCTGGACTACAAAAAGGAGATATTATTTTAGCGATTAATGGAAATTCGGCTTTTAAATACGCTTTGCAGGAATTGGTACAGATGTTTTCTGCAGAGCACGGAAAAAAAATGAAACTGAAAGTAGAACGTAACGGTATGGTCTTAAATTTCACGTTTTATCTCGTCGATTTTTTCAAATAAAAAGGTCTGTGTTTTAAAAACGCAGACCTTTTTGTTAAAACCAGTATTTTTAGCTGGCTTATTTCTTCGATTCTACAACTAACCCTCTAATTTTTAAAGCCACTGTAGGTGTTTCGGCGTTAGAGATTACAGTTATTGTTTTTCTTATAGGCATTACTCTGTTAGTATCGTATTTTACAGATATTTTACCAGTTTCTCCAGGCATAATTGGACCTTCAGGTTTTTCAGGTATAGTACAGCCACAAGTTGAGGAAACTCTTGAAATTATAAGAGGAGCATCTCCTGTATTTGTAAATTCAAAAACTCTTAGGCCATCGGCACCTTTTTCAATTGTTCCGTAGTCAATGGTGTCCGATTTAAACTCAATTTTTGCTACTTTATCTTGAGCATTTACTGAGAGGCTAATCAGACCGATAAATAAAATTGTAATTAAATGTTTCATTACTTTTTAATTTTAAATTCATGTCAAACATACTCACTTTTTACACAACATACAAAAATTATTGTCATATTACCATTAAAGTGTCTACCCTCAACTTTTAATAAAGTACCAAATATTTTCACTAAACATCTATGAAAATGCTTAAAATTCATCACGATCATTAGGCATTATAACTTTCACAGAAAAAGAAATATAAGTACTTTTGCAGATTAATGTTCAAAAACTATTCCAAAGTATGCAAATTCCATCAAAATACGATGCTAGAGAGGTAGAAGGTAAGTGGTACAACTACTGGATGAAACACAATTATTTTCACTCAGAGCCCGACGAAAGAGAACCGTATACCATTGTAATTCCTCCACCAAATGTTACCGGTGTATTACATATGGGGCACATGCTTAACAATACCATTCAAGATGTATTAATAAGACGTGCACGTTTACAAGGCAAAAACGCTTGTTGGGTACCTGGTACAGATCATGCCTCGATTGCTACCGAGGCTAAAGTTGTGGCCAAACTTAAAGAGCAGGGCATTGATAAAAATGATTTGTCTCGTGATGAATTTTTAAAACATGCTTGGGATTGGACTCACGAATACGGTGGCGTAATACTTGAGCAACTTAAAAAATTGGGATGTTCTTGTGATTGGGACCGCACAAAATTTACCATGGATGAGGATATGAGCGCGGCCGTAATTAAGGTTTTTGTTGATTTGTATGAAAAAGGTCATATATATCGCGGCTATCGCATGGTAAACTGGGATCCTGAAGCCAAAACTACCTTGTCTGATGAAGAAGTAAACCATGTAGAACGTACCGATAAATTGTACTATGTGAAGTACAAAATTGAAGGTGAGAACGATTATATAACTATTGCAACCACACGTCCTGAAACCATTTTAGGCGATACCGCAGTGTGTATTAATCCCGTAGACGAACGTTTTACAAATCTAAAAGGTAAAAATGTAATAGTACCTATTTGTAATCGGGTTGTTCCTATTATTGAAGACGATTATGTAGATATTGAATTTGGTACTGGTTGCCTAAAAATAACCCCAGCACACGATGTTAACGATAAAGAAATAGGCGAGCGCCACAATCTCGAAATTATTGACGTCCTTAATGATGATGCGACCTTAAATAGTTACGGATTGCATCATGAAGGGAAAGATAGGGTAGTAGCCAGAGAAGATATCGCCAAAGAGCTTGAAGCCATGGGTGTTTTGGTAAAAACCGAAGCGATTACCCATAAAGTGGGTACAAGCGAGCGTACACATGCTGTTATAGAACCACGTTTAAGCGATCAATGGTTTTTAAAAATGCAAGAGTTGGCTAAACCAGCTTTAGAAGCTGTTTTAGGGGAAGATCCAGAAATTAAACTGTTCCCTAAAAAGTTTGAAAGTACCTACCGCCATTGGATGGAAAATGTGCGCGATTGGAACATTTCGCGTCAGTTAATATGGGGTCAACAAATTCCCGCTTTTTATTATGGCGACGGTAAAGAAGATTTCGTAGTTGCCGAAACTATTGAAGCGGCTTTAGTAAAAGCTAAAGCAAAGACCAACAATCAAGAACTAACAATACAAGATTTAAAACAAGAAACCGATGCTTTAGACACTTGGTTCTCCTCATGGTTATGGCCAATTAGTGTTTTTGATGGCATTAGAAACCCCGAAAACGAAGACATAAACTATTATTACCCAACGAACGATTTGGTTACTGGACCCGATATTTTATTTTTCTGGGTAGCACGAATGATTGTTGCTGGTTACGAATATAGAGGCGAGAGACCTTTCGAAAATGTATATTTAACAGGTTTGGTACGCGATAAGCAACGTCGAAAAATGAGTAAATCTTTAGGCAACTCGCCAGATGCCTTAAACCTTATTGAAACCTATGGTGCCGATGGGGTTCGAGTGGGACTTTTATTGAGCTCTGCCGCAGGAAACGATCTCATGTTTGATGAAGCCCTATGTAACCAAGGTAAAGGGTTTGCCAATAAAATCTGGAATGCCTTTAGGCTAATTAACGGTTGGGAAGTGGCCAATATTGAACAACCAAAGTCGAGTGCTATCGCCATAAATTGGTTTGAAGCTAAATTTCAAAAAGCTTTAATCGAGATTGAGGATCATTTCAGTAAATACAGATTAAGCGATGCTTTAATGAGTATGTATAAGTTAATTTATGATGATTTCTGTGGCTGGTTCTTAGAGATGATAAAGCCAGCATACCAGCAACCCATCGATAAGAGAACTTACGATGCCGCTATATCGATTCTAGAAAATAATTTAAAGATATTACATCCGTTTATGCCATTTTTAACTGAAGAGATTTGGCAGCATATAACCAAAAGAACACCAGAAGAAGCTCTAATTGTATCAAAATGGCCAGAAAATAAAACTGTAAATACGGCGCTTATTTCCGAATTTGATTTTGCAGCCGAAGTGATTTCTGGTATCCGTACCATTAGAAAACAGAAAAACATTGCTTTTAAAGACGCCATTGGGTTCTCTGTCATTAATAATGAAAACGCGAGTAAGACCTTTGATGCTATTATAGCGAAATTAGGTAATCTTGAAACGGTTAATTATGTAGACGAGCCTATTGAAGGGGCGCTAACGTTTAGAGTAAAATCTAACGAATATTTTGTGCCAATGGCAGGGAATATTGATGTTGAAGCAGAGGTTAAAAAACTAACCGATGAGTTAAGTTATACTGAAGGCTTTTTAAAATCGGTACAAAAGAAACTTTCAAATGAACGTTTTGTTGCAGGTGCACCAGAACAAGTTGTGGCCAGCGAAAAGAAAAAAGAAGCCGATGCTATGGCTAAAATTGAAACTTTAAAAGCGAGTTTGGCGAGTTTGAAGTAAGATAGTATAAGGTTTTATTGTATTTGAAAAATATTTTAGCTTAAAAAACAAAACAGCTAATCATGAAATTTATTTTTACGATTAGCTGTTTTTATTGAAACACATTTCAGTAAATTACCTTTAGGTAGTAGTACAATAAAGCTTCTTAACATCGAGTTTTTAAGACGATTTGCACAAAAACTTTAATCGATTGATTTAAAAGCTATTATAAACTTCAGAATAAAATATTGTATAAAATTAACTTGATTTACAATTAATTAAAAAAATTTAGAATAGTCCTATATTTTTCTTCGCTCTTTATACTCTTTTAGTCTTTTAATTAGGGCATCCTCCATGTCGTCATAGAGCAAACTTAAAAGTAAGATTAGCCCGCCAAAAATTAAAGTGTTTATTTTTAAGTTTAACTCCGAATAAAAATAACCTCCAATAAAGCCTCCTAAAAAAAAGAAGGATATAATATAAATTCTTAATTTAATATTGGATTTTAGCTGCGTTCTATTGGTGTATAATTTTGGAAAGAAAAGTTGAGACAGTTCAATGCCTAAATCGGTAAATAAGCCTGTTAGGTGTGTTGTTCTCACTACAGCATTTGATATTTTGGTTACAAAGGAATTCTGAAGTCCCATAGCAAAAAGTAACAAACAAACAACTATATCAGTATATTTTAACGCTATAAAATTACTTAGTAGACCGATTGAAATTAAAATCAAACATTCAATTAATATGGGTATAAAATATACGTTTAATCGTTTGTTCTCTTTGAATTTTGCAATAAGAAAACCAGAAAAAAAAGAACCAAAAAGAAATGAAAAGATATACAGAAAATAGACAGTACCTCGCCAGAACTTCAAATTAGCAACGTCGTTAATGAATAGCGCAAAATGCCCGGTTACATTGGTTGTTAGTTGGTTATAAGCCAAAAACCCCGTCACATTTACTATCCCAGCCACAATAGAAAGCACAGATGCTATTCGAATATTATGCTGTAAAGTCCTATTTTCTCCTTGGTGTCTAAACATCTTACTTCCAATTACTTCAGTCTATAGAATTCAGCATTAGCTTTGTATCTAAAAACAGCAAGTATTGGAATGTGCTATGCCATTATCGCTTTATTTTAGATAAACAAAAATGTAAAAAAAGTTTACTTCCGGTATAAAAAATAATCATTTACCAAGGTAATGTATTCTTTTTTTGCTTGTTCTTTGCTAATATTTTTTGCTTGAAATAATGCATTAGTTTTAAATGCGTTAATTATGGGTTTTTTACTCTGTGGAGGACCATAATCGTCTGTTGCTCTTTTATAGAAAGCATATAACTTTAAAAGCGTATCAGCAGGAAAAAGACCAGTGTACGAATTTACTCGGTTTACGGCTTCTAAAAACTCTATATCTAACTTTTTATTACTCATTAATTTCTGCAATTATACTTTCCCCACCTCTAACTTTCTGGTTAAGTTTAACTTTAATTTTGGTATCAATGGGTAAAAACAAATCTACTCGCGATCCAAATTTTATAAATCCAGAATCTGCGCCTTGCTGTGCTTGGTCGTTTTGTTTGGCGTAATTTACAATACGTTTGGCTAGTGCACCAGCAATTTGCCTGTAAAGAACTTTACCATAAGTTTTATTTTCTACAACTACAGTTGTTCGTTCGTTTTCTTCACTGGCCTTAGGATGCCAAGCCACTAAAAATTTTCCAGGATGGTATTTACTAAATACAACCTCACCGCTAATAGGGTATCGTGTTACATGCACATTTATTGGGGACATAAATACACTTACTTGAATTCGGTTTTCTTTGAAATACTCCTTCTCGAAAACTTCTTCAATAACAACCACTTTACCATCTACTGGAGCAAGTACTTGTTTATCATTAGGTTTTGTATGGCGTTTGGGATTTCTAAAAAATTGGAGCACAATTATTAAAAAAGCTAATATTAACACTAAAATAAGTGTTCTTAACCAATAAATAGAGACAAAACTGTCTACTAGAAAGAATAACGATACAACAATTACGAGTGTTGCAAAAATAATTTTATGACCTTCTTTATGAAACATATTGTATAATTCTTAAAAATAAATATATAAATGGAGCGGCGAAAATAATACTATCTAGTCTATCTAACAAACCGCCATGTCCTGGCATAATATTGCCGCTATCTTTAACATTAGATTGTCGCTTAAATTTAGATTCTACTAAATCTCCTAGGGTGCCAAAAACACTAATAATAAGGCTTAAAATAAGCCAGTGCACCATAGTTAATGTCTCGGTAAAGGTAGCAATAAAATAACTTGTAATAAAGGAAAAAAATAAACCGCCTAAAAAGCCCTCTATGGTTTTTTTGGGTGAAATACTTTCAAATAATTTATGTCTTCCAAAATTTTTTCCAACCAAATAAGCAAAGGAATCGTTAACCCAAACTAAAATAAAAGAACTTAAAAGAACAATGGGGTTAAAAACAGAGGAGTAATTTGCAATTAATACCAAAAACACAAAAGGGGCCGATGCATAAAGTGTCGTGTATATGTAGGCTTTAAATTTAGAGTACTTTTTTGTTTTTGTTGAAAACAAATTTTGAATTAGTAAGAGTTGCACCAAAATGGTCGCTGATAATAAAATTAGTGAAGCTTCGTTTAGTCCAACTTGGCTTTTAAATAGATATGGCCAATAGCCAAAGATGAGATAAAGCAGACTGAAATTGACATAAAAAAAATAGCTTTTAACCTGTGTGAGTTTTTGAAATTCTGCAATACAAATTAAACCAAAAATAAAGAACAGAATGATTACAGCATGTGCATTAAATAAGCTACCTATTAACAAAATAACGTAGAGCAAACCAGAGGCTGCCCGTATTAAAGTTTCTCTCATATCTGTTTATAAATCCTCTAGAAGGAGTAAGTAAAGGTTTTTTGCACTACTGCCGTAACTTAAGAAATCTTTATCTTCTTCAGACTTGAAATGTTTTATTGC
Encoded here:
- a CDS encoding acyl-CoA-binding protein; this encodes MSNKKLDIEFLEAVNRVNSYTGLFPADTLLKLYAFYKRATDDYGPPQSKKPIINAFKTNALFQAKNISKEQAKKEYITLVNDYFLYRK
- a CDS encoding DUF1573 domain-containing protein — translated: MKHLITILFIGLISLSVNAQDKVAKIEFKSDTIDYGTIEKGADGLRVFEFTNTGDAPLIISRVSSTCGCTIPEKPEGPIMPGETGKISVKYDTNRVMPIRKTITVISNAETPTVALKIRGLVVESKK
- a CDS encoding pyridoxal phosphate-dependent aminotransferase, translating into MPSISKKGQLMPESPIRKLVPFAEQAEKNGKSIYYLNIGQPDIKTPEIAMQAVKDSNIEVLAYSRSEGSEVYREKISDYYKKHDITVKHDDIIVTTGGSEALLFAFGSIMDVDDEIIIPEPFYANYNGFSRASGIQVVPVISKIEDNFALPPIEAFEKLITPKTKAILICNPGNPTGYLYSKEEIKKLADIVKKHDLFLIADEVYREFTYDGVSHYSIMQEAGLEDHAIMIDSVSKRYSMCGARIGCLVSRNKAVIQTALKFAQARLSPPTLAQIASEAALETPQSYFDDVKQEYTERRNTLITELQKIEGVKVAKPKGAFYCIAELPVKNSDHFAKWLLEDFDVNGETVMVAPAAGFYSTPGEGLNQIRMAYVLNKESLIKAVNIIKEALKIYKD
- a CDS encoding RNA polymerase sigma factor — encoded protein: MISAIEKDIVNLLEKGDKKAITLLYENYADALYGVIKKVIAEDDIAQDVLQETFVKVWKYSKKYDASKAKLFTWLYRIAYNTSIDKVRSLKNKTEKEVQIETSTVYKITSGELNQDVLDIQKHLSSLDVKYQIVINALFFEGMTQQEASDELDIPLGTIKSRLKIGLRELKKIYNP
- the murB gene encoding UDP-N-acetylmuramate dehydrogenase, whose product is MQISKNISLKPYNTFGIDVLANHFVTVSSINELKTVLKLKDYPNKFVLGGGSNMLLTKNIEALVIHVNLKGISIISEDENTATIKVNAGENWHEFVLWSLKHDFGGLENLSLIPGNVGTAPIQNIGAYGVELKDSFVSCEGLCIETHKIKTFSKTDCDFGYRNSIFKQQEKGKYVIVSVTFKLSKKAHQLNINYGSIASQLELMNISNPTIQDVSKAVIAIRESKLPNPKDIGNSGSFFKNPIITKTHYLDLVNNFPEIPSYVISENEVKIPAGWLIEKAGFKGKCFGNYGVHKKQALVLVNYSDADGSNILKLSKLIQKTVKRLFNISIEAEVNIL
- a CDS encoding aspartyl protease family protein, whose amino-acid sequence is MRKCLSLFLIFLCLSNFTYAQGKFVVQNKKGSDKIKFQLINNLIIIPVEINGVTLSFLLDTGVSKPIVFNFINVSDTLEIKNAKKIFLRGLGEGTLVEAYRSKNNVFKIGDAIKFNQDLYAIHESNLNFAPRLGVPVHGILGFDLFKDLIVEINYANKFIRVTAPNKFQYKTCKKCVKFPLEFFNNKPYINVKVSINDRQIPVKLLIDSGGSDSLWLFENDSLGIVSDKKYFNDFLGYGLSGSVYGKRSKIDEIILNKYKLKNANVAYPEPNSIVLAKKITGRNGTLAGNVLKRFNVIFDYRNAIVTFKKNNYFKDAFRYNKSGIEIAHSGVRLVKESDRSVVNRNALANDNHNNGTRIVIDTGYKLTLKPAYKIVELRKDSPAYHAGLQKGDIILAINGNSAFKYALQELVQMFSAEHGKKMKLKVERNGMVLNFTFYLVDFFK
- a CDS encoding anti-sigma factor, yielding MNEKINTFLSSDLLERYLLGDTTSAETAQVESYIARYPEVQNAYNVLQHHLEIVAKSNAIEAPKSVLNNILETLDDKPVIKLKPTYKYKKWYRFSVAASIAAIIFASTSYLFYTQNLKLSKENQIVVEEIFDLRDDIAQNNLRLDSVMRQLLNLNNPETEKYIIKGNERAKDLKTVAYINSKEKTSMIDVVSLPQLPEEQCYQIWAELQGKMVSLGILSETDRQLKSLPYTEDALALKITIEPKGGSTDNTASLDNAVADITLH
- a CDS encoding valine--tRNA ligase yields the protein MQIPSKYDAREVEGKWYNYWMKHNYFHSEPDEREPYTIVIPPPNVTGVLHMGHMLNNTIQDVLIRRARLQGKNACWVPGTDHASIATEAKVVAKLKEQGIDKNDLSRDEFLKHAWDWTHEYGGVILEQLKKLGCSCDWDRTKFTMDEDMSAAVIKVFVDLYEKGHIYRGYRMVNWDPEAKTTLSDEEVNHVERTDKLYYVKYKIEGENDYITIATTRPETILGDTAVCINPVDERFTNLKGKNVIVPICNRVVPIIEDDYVDIEFGTGCLKITPAHDVNDKEIGERHNLEIIDVLNDDATLNSYGLHHEGKDRVVAREDIAKELEAMGVLVKTEAITHKVGTSERTHAVIEPRLSDQWFLKMQELAKPALEAVLGEDPEIKLFPKKFESTYRHWMENVRDWNISRQLIWGQQIPAFYYGDGKEDFVVAETIEAALVKAKAKTNNQELTIQDLKQETDALDTWFSSWLWPISVFDGIRNPENEDINYYYPTNDLVTGPDILFFWVARMIVAGYEYRGERPFENVYLTGLVRDKQRRKMSKSLGNSPDALNLIETYGADGVRVGLLLSSAAGNDLMFDEALCNQGKGFANKIWNAFRLINGWEVANIEQPKSSAIAINWFEAKFQKALIEIEDHFSKYRLSDALMSMYKLIYDDFCGWFLEMIKPAYQQPIDKRTYDAAISILENNLKILHPFMPFLTEEIWQHITKRTPEEALIVSKWPENKTVNTALISEFDFAAEVISGIRTIRKQKNIAFKDAIGFSVINNENASKTFDAIIAKLGNLETVNYVDEPIEGALTFRVKSNEYFVPMAGNIDVEAEVKKLTDELSYTEGFLKSVQKKLSNERFVAGAPEQVVASEKKKEADAMAKIETLKASLASLK
- a CDS encoding YoaK family protein; its protein translation is MFRHQGENRTLQHNIRIASVLSIVAGIVNVTGFLAYNQLTTNVTGHFALFINDVANLKFWRGTVYFLYIFSFLFGSFFSGFLIAKFKENKRLNVYFIPILIECLILISIGLLSNFIALKYTDIVVCLLLFAMGLQNSFVTKISNAVVRTTHLTGLFTDLGIELSQLFFPKLYTNRTQLKSNIKLRIYIISFFFLGGFIGGYFYSELNLKINTLIFGGLILLLSLLYDDMEDALIKRLKEYKERRKI
- a CDS encoding phosphatidylserine decarboxylase family protein → MFHKEGHKIIFATLVIVVSLFFLVDSFVSIYWLRTLILVLILAFLIIVLQFFRNPKRHTKPNDKQVLAPVDGKVVVIEEVFEKEYFKENRIQVSVFMSPINVHVTRYPISGEVVFSKYHPGKFLVAWHPKASEENERTTVVVENKTYGKVLYRQIAGALAKRIVNYAKQNDQAQQGADSGFIKFGSRVDLFLPIDTKIKVKLNQKVRGGESIIAEINE
- a CDS encoding phosphatidate cytidylyltransferase — protein: MRETLIRAASGLLYVILLIGSLFNAHAVIILFFIFGLICIAEFQKLTQVKSYFFYVNFSLLYLIFGYWPYLFKSQVGLNEASLILLSATILVQLLLIQNLFSTKTKKYSKFKAYIYTTLYASAPFVFLVLIANYSSVFNPIVLLSSFILVWVNDSFAYLVGKNFGRHKLFESISPKKTIEGFLGGLFFSFITSYFIATFTETLTMVHWLILSLIISVFGTLGDLVESKFKRQSNVKDSGNIMPGHGGLLDRLDSIIFAAPFIYLFLRIIQYVS